The Astatotilapia calliptera chromosome 17, fAstCal1.2, whole genome shotgun sequence genome has a segment encoding these proteins:
- the fam3c gene encoding protein FAM3C, with the protein MIRATGIIKLTVLVIAFLLAVFLAFQLFEINTDFKLANVISRSVPAGVLSTKPVRYKCGLSKACSAGHFAFKMASGAASVVGPRICLEDKVVMSGVKNNVGRGINIALVNGRTGEVVKTEYFDMWAGDVAPLIKFLNEIEDGTVVMMASFDDSATKLNDEARKLIADLGSSAINNLGFRDNWIFVGGKGIKTKSPFEQHIKNSAETNKFEGWPEVLEMEGCIPQRQD; encoded by the exons ATGATTAGGGCTACTG GAATTATCAAGTTGACAGTGTTGGTTATTGCATTCCTACTGGCTGTCTTCCTGGCTTTTCAGCTATTCGAGATTAATACGGATTTTAAACTGGCTAATGTGATTT caAGATCTGTGCCAGCAGGTGTCCTTT CAACGAAGCCTGTCAGGTATAAATGTGGGCTGTCCAAGGCATGTTCAGCTGGACATTTTGCCTTCAAGATGGCAAGTGGTGCAGCCAGTGTGGTCGGGCCCAGAATCTGCCTGGAAGACAAAGT AGTAATGAGCGGCGTGAAGAACAACGTGGGAAGAGGAATCAACATCGCCCTGGTTAATG gGAGGACAGGGGAAGTTGTCAAAACAGAATATTTTGATATGTGGGCTGGAG ACGTGGCTCCCTTGATTAAATTCCTGAATGAAATTGAAGATGGGACCGTTGTGATGATGGCTTCATTTGATGATTCCGCAACAAA ACTCAATGATGAAGCCAGGAAGTTAATTGCTGATCTTGGCAGCTCAGCTATTAATAATCTGGGCTTTCGAGATAACTGGATCTTTGTGGGAGGGAAAGGCATCAAGACCAAGAGTCCATTTGAGCAG caTATAAAGAACAgcgcagaaacaaacaaatttgaAGGCTGGCCTGAAGTGTTGGAGATGGAAGGCTGCATACCGCAGAGGCAGGACTGA